In Xenopus laevis strain J_2021 chromosome 2S, Xenopus_laevis_v10.1, whole genome shotgun sequence, a genomic segment contains:
- the LOC108709426 gene encoding spore wall protein 2-like, which yields MYKGRIHQPKSQSSDEGDYSAGQNSHYSSTDVTEELPITLKRIKEKFHKARESSKLKFLSRPEQMQTDVSSSKSQLMPSNLSDKRYKSQSDSTVSESGELNSKRPKMICVKNLDAEKGKKIIKFSTNSSFVKKAESSSSTSSSTADISDNRIESSIKKQHVNRHSIQGNGINRSKQNLENIQRLHEKSDSLINNAELDTEVEQEEQKSNNQGTEESDSEEEAEAETHEREVEIKGDNEVDQTEDEEEGEDVEDLEVEGKDSEGEEEEGGDEKEEEGEDEEEKEEEGEDAEEEDEQEEREDEEEGEDEEEGEDEEEGEDEEEGEDEEEGEDEEEEGEDKEEGEDEEDGEEEEGEDEEEEGEDEEEEGEDEEEEGEDEEEEGEDEEEEGEDEEEEGEDEEEEGEDEEEEGEDEEEEEGEEEEEGEEEEEEEDEEEEEGEEEEEEGEEEEEGEEEEEGEEEEEEEEGEEEEEEEGEEEEEEEGEDEDEEGEDEEEEEGEDEEEEGEEEEGEDEEEEEGEDEEEEEGEDEEEEEGEEEEAKEKKAKYKEEVIDKGKNKKQGSKEKFKPKKSSQEKAKQKKNDSNIKNQKIKKIDMPNYKDIENFKKLEGLDNSVQFWDSILPHYLTLK from the exons ATGTACAAGGGCAGAATACACCAGCCCAAATCCCAGAGTTCTGATGAGGGTGATTACAGTGCTGGCCAGAACTCTCACTATTCAAGTACAGATGTGACTGAAGAGCTACCAATaactttaaaaagaataaaagaaaaatttcACAAAGCTAGAGAGTCAAGTAAATTGAAGTTTTTATCCAGGCCGGAACAAATGCAAACTGATGTTTCCAGCAGTAAGTCTCAGTTAATGCCCTCTAACCTTTCAGATAAAAGATACAAAAGTCAGTCAGACAGCACAGTAAGTGAAAGTGGGGAACTAAATTCTAAACGCCCAAAGATGATATGTGTCAAAAATCTGGATGCTGAAAAgggtaaaaaaatcattaaatttaGCACTAACAGTAGTTTTGTAAAAAAGGCTGAAAGTAGTTCATCCACCTCAAGTTCGACAGCCGACATATCAGATAATagaattgaaagcagtattaAAAAGCAACATGTAAATCGGCATTCAATTCAAGGTAATGGAATAAATAGATCCAAACAGAACCTAGAAAATATTCAAAGGCTTCATGAAAAAAGTGATAGTCTAATCAATAATGCAGAGTTAGATACAGAAGTGGAACAAGAAGAGCAAAAAAGCAACAACCAAGGGACTGAAGAATCAGATAGTGAAGAG GAAGCTGAGGCTGAAACACATGAAAGGGAGGTAGAAATAAAAGGAGATAATGAAGTGGACCAAACAGAAGATGAAGAGGAAGGGGAGGATGTAGAAGATTTAGAGGTAGAGGGAAAGGACAGTGAG ggagaagaagaagagggaggggatgagaaggaagaggagggagaggatgaagaagaaaaggaggaggagggagaggatgCAGAGGAGGAGGATGAACAAGAGGAGAGAGAGGATGAAGAGGAGGGAGAGGATGAAGAGGAGGGAGAGGATGAAGAGGAGGGAGAGGATGAAGAGGAGGGAGAGGATGAAGAGGAGGGagaggatgaagaggaggagggagAAGATAAGGAGGAGGGAGAAGATGAGGAGGACggagaagaggaggagggagaggatgaagaggaggagggagaggatgaagaggaggagggagaggatgaagaggaggagggagaggatgaagaggaggagggagaggatgaagaggaggagggagaggatgaagaggaggagggagaggatgaagaggaggagggagaggatgaagaggaggagggagaggatgaagaagaagaggagggagaggaagaagaggagggagaggaagaagaggaggaggaggatgaagaagaggaggagggagaggaagaagaagaggagggagaggaagaagaggagggagaggaagaagaggagggagaggaagaagaggaggaggaggagggagaggaagaagaagaggaggagggagaggaagaagaagaggaggagggagaggatgAAGACGAGGAGGGagaggatgaagaggaggaggagggagaggatgaagaggaggagggagaggaggaggagggagaggatgaagaagaagaggagggagaggatgaagaagaggaggagggagaggatgaagaagaggaggagggagaaGAGGAAGAAGCTAAAGAAAAGAAGGCTAAGTATAAAGAAGAGGTCATTGataagggaaaaaataaaaaacaaggttCTAAAGAAAAGTTTAAACCAAAGAAATCATCCCAGGAAAAagccaagcagaaaaaaaatgatagcaATATAAAGAACCAGAAGATTAAGAAAATTGATATGccaaattataaagatattgaaaactttaaaaagttaGAGGGGCTAGATAATTCAGTTCAGTTCTGGGATAGCATTTTACCACATTACTTGACTTTAAAGTaa